A single window of Nicotiana sylvestris chromosome 5, ASM39365v2, whole genome shotgun sequence DNA harbors:
- the LOC138868655 gene encoding secreted RxLR effector protein 161-like, protein MDESKEIDTPIATTTKLDIDEPESSIDQKLYMGVGLCARFQENPKESHLTVIKRILRYLKGTTNLCLWYPKGSNFNLVGYADADYAGFLVDRKNTSGMTHFLGSYLVSWATKKQNSMALSTAEAEYVAATSCCAQLLWIK, encoded by the exons atggatgaatcaaaggaaatagacacacccattgcaacaactactaaattagacatagatgaacctgagTCATCTATTGATCAGAAGTTATATatggg tgtagggctttgtgctcgttttcaagaaaatcctaaggaatcccacttgactgttatcaagaggatactgagatatttgaaggGCACTACTAACCTTTgcctttggtaccctaaaggtagtaactttaatctagtaggatatgctgatgctgactatgcaggtttccttgtggataggaaaaacacctcaggtatgactcattttcttggttcatatCTGGTatcatgggctactaaaaagcagaattcaatggccttatccactgctgaggccGAGTATGTTGCTGCtacctcttgttgtgctcaactgtTGTGGATTAAATAA